Proteins encoded in a region of the Pseudochaenichthys georgianus chromosome 20, fPseGeo1.2, whole genome shotgun sequence genome:
- the rnf141 gene encoding RING finger protein 141 codes for MGQQLSGQALNRLPEKLVKHAGLVRDSGYLTYEEFLGRVSELNDVTAKLASGQQKHLLFEVQPGSDATALWKVAVRVLCTKINKETGMVEASRIMNLYQFIQLYRDVTSQAAEVLCAEGASSAQLPSADSCQASMWMGRVKQLTDEEECCICMDGKSDLILPCAHSFCQKCIDKWSGQSRNCPICRLQVTAANDSWIMSDIPTEEDIAGYILNLADEAGHPHQP; via the exons ATGGGCCAGCAGCTCTCGGGTCAGGCGCTGAACCGTCTGCCTGAGAAGCTGGTGAAACACGCGGGACTCGTACGAGACAGCGGCTACCTGACCTACGAGGAGTTTCTGGGGAGAGTGTCCGAACTTAACGACGT CACGGCTAAGCTAGCCTCTGGACAGCAGAAGCACCTTCTGTTCGAGGTGCAGCCAGGATCCGATGCCACCGCCTTGTGGAAGGTGGCTGTCAGAGTCCTCTGTACCAAG ATCAACAAGGAGACCGGCATGGTGGAGGCTTCTCGCATCATGAACCTGTACCAGTTCATCCAGCTGTACCGGGACGTCACCAGCCAGGCTGCAGAGGTCCTGTGTGCAGAGGGAGCCTCCTCCGCCCAGCTGCCCTCTGCAGACTCCTGCCAGGCCAGCATGTGGATGGGCAG AGTGAAGCAGCTGACGGACGAGGAGGAGTGCTGCATCTGCATGGACGGGAAGTCCGACCTGATCCTGCCCTGTGCACACAGCTTCTGCCAGAAGTGCATCGATAAATG GAGTGGGCAAAGTCGAAACTGTCCGATATGTCGCCTGCAGGTGACTGCTGCCAATGATTCGTGGATCATGTCTGATATCCCCACAGAGGAAGACATCGCTGGCTACATCCTCAACCTGGCGGATGAGGCGGGCCACCCACACCAGCCTTAA